A section of the Vespa velutina chromosome 6, iVesVel2.1, whole genome shotgun sequence genome encodes:
- the LOC124949857 gene encoding trichohyalin-like isoform X3 codes for MFRKRMERRRGGGGEGGGGRGDGGVTVVTAALALATACLMVQGVVGAATSNPLRASHLLTLDQYAPPSPPYNNHGLLGFYGRRSSNDGSSTEENVNQQQRYHQYQQQQEQQINRKFQDDSHIYRSIDDRHNRRGSLISFSANDLSIGKVYDNDNVGTISRDSAGTIVTQNDKERSKHLSGKNEYDGKKAGGDDYVVPPTEMDEPFVADETFQDEGPGSVEIYKLDLFEGRKSLPSPMSNVKGVIMTGLTGLTLPTPTSIATSATMRIGNNKSKMPKKSSGLSWKVGKSSNGLLKSTTITMVSTGNDNDNDGGATGSGTNNDTKDLHGRSNFLDSELRSEVPSNVEAFGVGGVPELQVGCEGLEAPSSSSSSSSSSSSSATSFSYFSPSSRKLKRSVEKTEKTGEPNGKAEQPTAPFNVVPISLDLDYDISAESYEEMDELFKLKKLETEPKRNKENRGDIDAMVNDFLIQDRNVKERLPVRGDLGNSSLSSVVESIKNVNDLKGSRRKRSSRSSSSSSSSSLSDTNTSGYVSRFNGRSRKLLWVDTERDSGLWGYGENEGLISSDELDTEQRRRQQQQQQQQQQQQQQRQRQQDKNIVNVQIDKIREEYDKLLKQQRIEEEERLRRFKELEARRSTTSNSVRDEEDRRKKFYEDRTRMEELRRREEARKREEEHRRRNLITEDRRDLENRRREWMAKRRKEEEEMERRRKLLDEERRRREKLEERRRMKDLPMANLQLARYNFNKNESRENEEEERRKLEREYIEKNRLLERQRMDDERRRQMLEEERRRREEERRREAMTEERRIEDERKRMEEERRRGTLEDEKRRIEEERRRQEFEKERWRMENERRKQISEEENRRRMEMERSRRYRNNVTRDRNDDEEYRRKRIMEERQRRLDEERKLQEYVRRNQPVELRKDERRNEHWNVSRRWREREEEKRKEEEEEKKRQMERTMEAVRQMNRSNRYPPSSGYERREHGPSAPTYIDPRVSLDEARRRQEIEALERRRKEEEERKRRILEEERRREIEYKREQSRRYEEERKKMETFRLEEDRRAQEMIENQRRRGMTSVRRVGPTATVSSVLPVLENLMENRRTTEIRQRERLREQQREQQRIREEEEKKRQAIIARQNARRQHENSAKVQWEKEDNRRIMNEQYRRHEEARLNALPVSARIIVQPKGSLPHSRPTFTSRAGFENEINFPNVNRRNNGVQTTIFPPYVRSPNPCVWAVVHCCPTNTNRLVTCFESLGCPGVNWDPNPCRGAIADAAREEVMRFYNSQEEDDRN; via the exons GAAAAGAatggagagaagaagaggaggaggtggtgaaGGAGGTGGTGGaagaggagatggaggagTGACAGTAGTAACAGCAGCGTTAGCTCTGGCCACGGCCTGTCTGATGGTGCAGGGTGTGGTGGGTGCAGCCACGAGCAATCCTCTACGTGCCTCCCACCTCCTCACCCTCGATCAATACGCCCCCCCTTCACCCCCGTACAACAACCATGGACTGCTCGGGTTTTACGGAAGAAGAAGCAGCAACGACGGAAGCTCCACGGAGGAGAACGTGAACCAACAGCAGCGCTATCATCAATATCAACAGCAACAGGAACAGCAGATTAATCGGAAGTTCCAAGATGATTCTCacatctatcgatcgatcgacgatcgTCATAACCGACGTGGCTCACTCATTTCATTCTCGGCCAATG ATTTGTCGATAGGAAAGGTTTACGACAACGATAACGTAGGAACGATCTCGAGAGACTCGGCCGGTACGATCGTTACTCAGAATGACAAGGAAAGATCGAAGCATTTATCCGGTAAGAATGAATACGATGGGAAAAAGGCCGGTGGCGATGATTACGTTGTTCCACCAACCGAAATGGACGAGCCTTTCGTGGCTGACGAAACGTTTCAGGACGAGGGTCCTGGTTCAGTAGAGATATACAAATTGGATTTGTTTGAGGGTAGGAAATCCTTACCAAGTCCAATGTCTAACGTAAAGGGAGTAATAATGACGGGGTTGACGGGATTAACGTTACCAACCCCGACATCTATCGCTACATCGGCTACGATGAGAATAGGTAATAACAAGAGCAAAATGCCAAAGAAAAGTTCAGGGCTAAGTTGGAAGGTTGGAAAATCGTCAAACGGGTTGTTAAAGTCAACGACGATAACCATGGTTAGTACcggtaatgataatgataacgatggcGGTGCTACTGGCAGTGGCACCAATAATGATACCAAGGACCTTCACGGTAGATCGAATTTCTTGGATTCAGAATTAAGGTCGGAAGTACCGAGTAACGTTGAAGCTTTTGGAGTTGGGGGTGTGCCCGAGTTACAAGTTGGTTGCGAGGGTCTCGAagctccttcctcttcttcctcctcctcctcctcttcttcctcctcggCCACttccttttcctatttctcaCCCTCTTCTCGCAAACTGAAGAGATCCGTTGAGAAGACCGAGAAAACCGGGGAACCGAATGGTAAAGCAGAGCAACCTACGGCACCGTTCAATGTCGTACCGATATCACTTGATCTCGACTACGATATATCCGCCGAGAGTTACGAGGAAATGGATGAGCTCTTCAAGTTGAAAAAGTTAGAGACTGAGcctaagagaaataaagagaatcgTGGCGACATAGACGCTATGGTAAATGATTTTTTGATTCAGGATAGAAACGTCAAGGAGAGATTACCTGTTAGAGGTGATCTCGGTAATTCGAGTTTATCGAGCGTTGtcgaatcgattaaaaacGTTAACGATTTGAAAGGTagtagaaggaaaaggagtagtagaagtagtagtagtagtagtagttcaTCGTTATCCGATACGAATACGAGCGGATACGTTTCGCGTTTCAATGGTCGTTCTCGAAAGTTGTTATGGGTCGACACTGAGAGGGACTCCGGTTTATGGGGTTACGGTGAGAACGAAGGTCTAATATCTAGCGACGAATTGGATACCGAACAAAGaagacgacaacaacaacaacaacaacaacaacaacaacaacaacaacaacgacaacgacaacaggATAAGAACATAGTCAACGTTCAAATCGATAAGATTCGAGAGGAATACGATAAATTGTTGAAACAGCAAAGaatagaggaagaggaaagattGCGAAGGTTCAAAGAACTCGAGGCAAGAAGATCAACGACGTCGAACTCTGTTCGAGATGAGGaagatagaaggaagaaattttaCGAGGATAGAACGAGAATGGAGGAATTGCGTAGACGCGAGGAAGCGCGAAAAAGGGAGGAGGAACATAGAAGGAGAAATTTGATAACGGAGGACAGAAGGGATTTGGAGAACAGACGAAGAGAATGGATGgccaagagaagaaaggaggaagaggagatggAACGAAGGAGGAAATTGTTggacgaagagagaaggagacggGAAAAATTGGAAGAAcggagaagaatgaaagatctGCCGATGGCAAATTTACAATTGGctcgttataattttaataaaaacgaaagtagagagaacgaggaagaggagagaaggaagtTGGAAAGGgaatacatagaaaaaaatcgtcttttagagagacaaagaatggatgatgaaagaagaaggcaGATGTtagaggaggagagaaggagaagggaggaggaaagaagaagagaggctATGACGGAGGAGAGAAGGATTgaggacgaaagaaagagaatggaagaggaaagaaggagagggacATTGGAGgacgaaaaaaggagaattgaggaggaaagaaggagGCAAGagtttgagaaagagagatggagaatggagaatgaaagaagaaagcaaatatcggaagaagagaatagaagaagaatggAAATGGAGAGATCGAGAAGGTATAGGAATAACGTGACGCGTGACagaaacgacgacgaggaatatcgaagaaaaagaataatggaGGAACGTCAAAGGAGACTAGACGAGGAGAGAAAGTTGCAGGAGTACGTGAGAAGAAATCAACCGGTCGAACTTAGGAAGGatgaacgaagaaacgaacatTGGAACGTTTCACGAAGatggagggaaagagaggaggagaagaggaaggaggaggaggaggagaagaagaggcaGATGGAAAGGACGATGGAGGCTGTCAGGCAAATGAATCGATCCAATAGATATCCACCAAGTTCGGGATATGAGAGGAGAGAGCACGGTCCCTCTGCTCCGACTTACATCGATCCTAGAGTCTCGCTGGACGAGGCTAGAAGGAGACAGGAGATTGAAGCATTGGAACGACGACgtaaggaggaagaggagcgAAAACGACGAATATTGGAGGAGGAACGAAGGAGAGAGATCGAGTATAAGAGGGAACAGTCGAGAAGATatgaagaggaaagaaagaagatggaaaCATTTAGACTCGAGGAAGATAGAAGGGCACAGGAAATGATCGAGAATCAGAGAAGAAGAGGTATGACATCTGTGCGAAGAGTCGGGCCTACGGCTACCGTAAGCTCTGTTCTTCCAGTTTTGGAGAATTTAATGGAGAATCGAAGAACAACTGAGATACGTCAAAGGGAACGACTGAGAGAACAACAAAGAGAACAACAAAGGATcagggaggaagaagagaaaaagagacaggcGATTATAGCACGACAAAATGCACGACGTCAGCATGAGAATAG TGCCAAAGTCCAAtgggaaaaggaagataacAGGAGAATTATGAATGAACAATATAGGCGGCATGAGGAAGCCAGATTGAACGCGTTACCGGTTAGCGCTAGGATAATAGTTCAACCCAAAGGATCCTTGCCCCATTCAAGGCCGACGTTCACGTCGAGGGCAGGCTTTGAAAACGAGATCAATTTCCCG AACGTAAATCGACGCAACAACGGAGTACAAACGACGATATTTCCACCATACGTTCGAAGTCCTAATCCTTGCGTTTGGGCCGTCGTTCATTGCTGTCCAACTAACACGAATCGTCTCGTCACGTGTTTCGAATCGCTCGGTTGTCCCGGAGTGAATTGGGATCCAAATCCCTGCAGAGGAGCCATCGCGGATGCTGCGAGAGAAGAGGTCATGAGATTTTACAATTCACAGGAAGAGGACGACCGTAATTGA
- the LOC124949857 gene encoding trichohyalin-like isoform X4: protein MERRRGGGGEGGGGRGDGGVTVVTAALALATACLMVQGVVGAATSNPLRASHLLTLDQYAPPSPPYNNHGLLGFYGRRSSNDGSSTEENVNQQQRYHQYQQQQEQQINRKFQDDSHIYRSIDDRHNRRGSLISFSANDLSIGKVYDNDNVGTISRDSAGTIVTQNDKERSKHLSGKNEYDGKKAGGDDYVVPPTEMDEPFVADETFQDEGPGSVEIYKLDLFEGRKSLPSPMSNVKGVIMTGLTGLTLPTPTSIATSATMRIGNNKSKMPKKSSGLSWKVGKSSNGLLKSTTITMVSTGNDNDNDGGATGSGTNNDTKDLHGRSNFLDSELRSEVPSNVEAFGVGGVPELQVGCEGLEAPSSSSSSSSSSSSSATSFSYFSPSSRKLKRSVEKTEKTGEPNGKAEQPTAPFNVVPISLDLDYDISAESYEEMDELFKLKKLETEPKRNKENRGDIDAMVNDFLIQDRNVKERLPVRGDLGNSSLSSVVESIKNVNDLKGSRRKRSSRSSSSSSSSSLSDTNTSGYVSRFNGRSRKLLWVDTERDSGLWGYGENEGLISSDELDTEQRRRQQQQQQQQQQQQQQRQRQQDKNIVNVQIDKIREEYDKLLKQQRIEEEERLRRFKELEARRSTTSNSVRDEEDRRKKFYEDRTRMEELRRREEARKREEEHRRRNLITEDRRDLENRRREWMAKRRKEEEEMERRRKLLDEERRRREKLEERRRMKDLPMANLQLARYNFNKNESRENEEEERRKLEREYIEKNRLLERQRMDDERRRQMLEEERRRREEERRREAMTEERRIEDERKRMEEERRRGTLEDEKRRIEEERRRQEFEKERWRMENERRKQISEEENRRRMEMERSRRYRNNVTRDRNDDEEYRRKRIMEERQRRLDEERKLQEYVRRNQPVELRKDERRNEHWNVSRRWREREEEKRKEEEEEKKRQMERTMEAVRQMNRSNRYPPSSGYERREHGPSAPTYIDPRVSLDEARRRQEIEALERRRKEEEERKRRILEEERRREIEYKREQSRRYEEERKKMETFRLEEDRRAQEMIENQRRRGMTSVRRVGPTATVSSVLPVLENLMENRRTTEIRQRERLREQQREQQRIREEEEKKRQAIIARQNARRQHENSAKVQWEKEDNRRIMNEQYRRHEEARLNALPVSARIIVQPKGSLPHSRPTFTSRAGFENEINFPNVNRRNNGVQTTIFPPYVRSPNPCVWAVVHCCPTNTNRLVTCFESLGCPGVNWDPNPCRGAIADAAREEVMRFYNSQEEDDRN from the exons atggagagaagaagaggaggaggtggtgaaGGAGGTGGTGGaagaggagatggaggagTGACAGTAGTAACAGCAGCGTTAGCTCTGGCCACGGCCTGTCTGATGGTGCAGGGTGTGGTGGGTGCAGCCACGAGCAATCCTCTACGTGCCTCCCACCTCCTCACCCTCGATCAATACGCCCCCCCTTCACCCCCGTACAACAACCATGGACTGCTCGGGTTTTACGGAAGAAGAAGCAGCAACGACGGAAGCTCCACGGAGGAGAACGTGAACCAACAGCAGCGCTATCATCAATATCAACAGCAACAGGAACAGCAGATTAATCGGAAGTTCCAAGATGATTCTCacatctatcgatcgatcgacgatcgTCATAACCGACGTGGCTCACTCATTTCATTCTCGGCCAATG ATTTGTCGATAGGAAAGGTTTACGACAACGATAACGTAGGAACGATCTCGAGAGACTCGGCCGGTACGATCGTTACTCAGAATGACAAGGAAAGATCGAAGCATTTATCCGGTAAGAATGAATACGATGGGAAAAAGGCCGGTGGCGATGATTACGTTGTTCCACCAACCGAAATGGACGAGCCTTTCGTGGCTGACGAAACGTTTCAGGACGAGGGTCCTGGTTCAGTAGAGATATACAAATTGGATTTGTTTGAGGGTAGGAAATCCTTACCAAGTCCAATGTCTAACGTAAAGGGAGTAATAATGACGGGGTTGACGGGATTAACGTTACCAACCCCGACATCTATCGCTACATCGGCTACGATGAGAATAGGTAATAACAAGAGCAAAATGCCAAAGAAAAGTTCAGGGCTAAGTTGGAAGGTTGGAAAATCGTCAAACGGGTTGTTAAAGTCAACGACGATAACCATGGTTAGTACcggtaatgataatgataacgatggcGGTGCTACTGGCAGTGGCACCAATAATGATACCAAGGACCTTCACGGTAGATCGAATTTCTTGGATTCAGAATTAAGGTCGGAAGTACCGAGTAACGTTGAAGCTTTTGGAGTTGGGGGTGTGCCCGAGTTACAAGTTGGTTGCGAGGGTCTCGAagctccttcctcttcttcctcctcctcctcctcttcttcctcctcggCCACttccttttcctatttctcaCCCTCTTCTCGCAAACTGAAGAGATCCGTTGAGAAGACCGAGAAAACCGGGGAACCGAATGGTAAAGCAGAGCAACCTACGGCACCGTTCAATGTCGTACCGATATCACTTGATCTCGACTACGATATATCCGCCGAGAGTTACGAGGAAATGGATGAGCTCTTCAAGTTGAAAAAGTTAGAGACTGAGcctaagagaaataaagagaatcgTGGCGACATAGACGCTATGGTAAATGATTTTTTGATTCAGGATAGAAACGTCAAGGAGAGATTACCTGTTAGAGGTGATCTCGGTAATTCGAGTTTATCGAGCGTTGtcgaatcgattaaaaacGTTAACGATTTGAAAGGTagtagaaggaaaaggagtagtagaagtagtagtagtagtagtagttcaTCGTTATCCGATACGAATACGAGCGGATACGTTTCGCGTTTCAATGGTCGTTCTCGAAAGTTGTTATGGGTCGACACTGAGAGGGACTCCGGTTTATGGGGTTACGGTGAGAACGAAGGTCTAATATCTAGCGACGAATTGGATACCGAACAAAGaagacgacaacaacaacaacaacaacaacaacaacaacaacaacaacaacgacaacgacaacaggATAAGAACATAGTCAACGTTCAAATCGATAAGATTCGAGAGGAATACGATAAATTGTTGAAACAGCAAAGaatagaggaagaggaaagattGCGAAGGTTCAAAGAACTCGAGGCAAGAAGATCAACGACGTCGAACTCTGTTCGAGATGAGGaagatagaaggaagaaattttaCGAGGATAGAACGAGAATGGAGGAATTGCGTAGACGCGAGGAAGCGCGAAAAAGGGAGGAGGAACATAGAAGGAGAAATTTGATAACGGAGGACAGAAGGGATTTGGAGAACAGACGAAGAGAATGGATGgccaagagaagaaaggaggaagaggagatggAACGAAGGAGGAAATTGTTggacgaagagagaaggagacggGAAAAATTGGAAGAAcggagaagaatgaaagatctGCCGATGGCAAATTTACAATTGGctcgttataattttaataaaaacgaaagtagagagaacgaggaagaggagagaaggaagtTGGAAAGGgaatacatagaaaaaaatcgtcttttagagagacaaagaatggatgatgaaagaagaaggcaGATGTtagaggaggagagaaggagaagggaggaggaaagaagaagagaggctATGACGGAGGAGAGAAGGATTgaggacgaaagaaagagaatggaagaggaaagaaggagagggacATTGGAGgacgaaaaaaggagaattgaggaggaaagaaggagGCAAGagtttgagaaagagagatggagaatggagaatgaaagaagaaagcaaatatcggaagaagagaatagaagaagaatggAAATGGAGAGATCGAGAAGGTATAGGAATAACGTGACGCGTGACagaaacgacgacgaggaatatcgaagaaaaagaataatggaGGAACGTCAAAGGAGACTAGACGAGGAGAGAAAGTTGCAGGAGTACGTGAGAAGAAATCAACCGGTCGAACTTAGGAAGGatgaacgaagaaacgaacatTGGAACGTTTCACGAAGatggagggaaagagaggaggagaagaggaaggaggaggaggaggagaagaagaggcaGATGGAAAGGACGATGGAGGCTGTCAGGCAAATGAATCGATCCAATAGATATCCACCAAGTTCGGGATATGAGAGGAGAGAGCACGGTCCCTCTGCTCCGACTTACATCGATCCTAGAGTCTCGCTGGACGAGGCTAGAAGGAGACAGGAGATTGAAGCATTGGAACGACGACgtaaggaggaagaggagcgAAAACGACGAATATTGGAGGAGGAACGAAGGAGAGAGATCGAGTATAAGAGGGAACAGTCGAGAAGATatgaagaggaaagaaagaagatggaaaCATTTAGACTCGAGGAAGATAGAAGGGCACAGGAAATGATCGAGAATCAGAGAAGAAGAGGTATGACATCTGTGCGAAGAGTCGGGCCTACGGCTACCGTAAGCTCTGTTCTTCCAGTTTTGGAGAATTTAATGGAGAATCGAAGAACAACTGAGATACGTCAAAGGGAACGACTGAGAGAACAACAAAGAGAACAACAAAGGATcagggaggaagaagagaaaaagagacaggcGATTATAGCACGACAAAATGCACGACGTCAGCATGAGAATAG TGCCAAAGTCCAAtgggaaaaggaagataacAGGAGAATTATGAATGAACAATATAGGCGGCATGAGGAAGCCAGATTGAACGCGTTACCGGTTAGCGCTAGGATAATAGTTCAACCCAAAGGATCCTTGCCCCATTCAAGGCCGACGTTCACGTCGAGGGCAGGCTTTGAAAACGAGATCAATTTCCCG AACGTAAATCGACGCAACAACGGAGTACAAACGACGATATTTCCACCATACGTTCGAAGTCCTAATCCTTGCGTTTGGGCCGTCGTTCATTGCTGTCCAACTAACACGAATCGTCTCGTCACGTGTTTCGAATCGCTCGGTTGTCCCGGAGTGAATTGGGATCCAAATCCCTGCAGAGGAGCCATCGCGGATGCTGCGAGAGAAGAGGTCATGAGATTTTACAATTCACAGGAAGAGGACGACCGTAATTGA